In one Arenibacter antarcticus genomic region, the following are encoded:
- a CDS encoding ribose-phosphate pyrophosphokinase, which produces MSYQVPEPKIFTCTQSAELSEKIAKSFGTGLGKVIFSRYSDGEFQPSFEESVRGTRVFIIGSTNPTSENLMELLLMLDAAKRASARHITAVMPYFGWARQDRKDKPRVPIAAKLVAKMLEAAGATRIITMDLHADQIQGFFEKPVDHLFASTLFLPYLESLNLPNLTIASPDMGGSKRAYAYSKALNCDVVICYKQRAGSNIISHMELIGDVKGKNVVLADDMVDTAGTLTKAADLMMERGAASVRAITTHALLSGDAYEKIENSHLSELIVTDSIPLKKESKKIKVISCAELFADVMHRVHHNTSISSKFLM; this is translated from the coding sequence ATGTCATACCAAGTGCCAGAACCTAAGATTTTTACCTGTACGCAAAGCGCGGAACTGTCCGAAAAAATAGCTAAGTCCTTTGGAACAGGATTGGGGAAAGTAATTTTTTCCAGATATAGCGATGGGGAGTTTCAACCTTCCTTCGAGGAATCAGTAAGGGGGACGCGCGTGTTTATCATAGGGTCCACCAATCCTACCTCGGAAAATCTAATGGAACTGTTGCTTATGCTGGATGCTGCTAAACGCGCTTCAGCTAGGCATATTACAGCTGTAATGCCTTATTTTGGATGGGCAAGACAGGATAGGAAAGATAAGCCAAGAGTGCCTATAGCGGCAAAATTGGTCGCAAAAATGCTGGAAGCTGCTGGAGCCACACGTATCATTACTATGGATCTACATGCCGACCAGATTCAAGGGTTCTTTGAAAAGCCTGTGGATCATTTATTTGCGTCAACCTTATTTTTACCCTATTTGGAAAGTTTAAACCTTCCCAATCTTACTATTGCTTCCCCGGATATGGGTGGGTCTAAAAGGGCCTATGCTTATTCTAAAGCTTTAAATTGTGACGTAGTGATCTGTTATAAGCAAAGGGCAGGTTCTAACATAATTTCACATATGGAACTCATTGGTGACGTAAAAGGTAAGAATGTGGTGTTAGCAGATGATATGGTTGATACTGCGGGAACTTTAACCAAAGCGGCAGACCTTATGATGGAAAGAGGAGCTGCAAGTGTAAGGGCCATTACAACCCATGCACTACTATCGGGAGATGCCTATGAGAAAATAGAAAATTCTCATTTGTCCGAACTTATTGTGACAGACTCCATTCCCCTGAAAAAAGAAAGTAAAAAAATAAAGGTTATCAGTTGTGCAGAACTGTTTGCCGATGTAATGCACAGAGTGCATCATAACACTTCCATTAGTTCAAAATTTTTAATGTAG
- the pth gene encoding aminoacyl-tRNA hydrolase: protein MFHYLKSLFKVNGMLLDETDIMKKFLIVGLGNIGDEYAETRHNIGFKILDALAAKEDFTFETGKLGDIGVFKVKGRSILCLKPSTYMNRSGKAVRYWMEKENIPLDNVLILTDDIHLAFGTIRLKTKGSDGGHNGLKDIQTHLNTTEYNRLRFGVGADFGQGRQIDYVLGEWSEEEKEQLKTRYLKTTELVRSFVLSGVNRTMNQFNGT, encoded by the coding sequence ATGTTCCACTATTTAAAGTCGCTTTTTAAGGTGAACGGGATGCTACTGGATGAAACGGATATCATGAAAAAATTTTTAATAGTAGGCCTGGGAAATATTGGCGACGAATATGCGGAAACCAGACATAATATAGGTTTTAAAATTTTAGATGCCCTGGCAGCAAAGGAAGATTTCACCTTTGAAACCGGGAAATTGGGAGATATTGGGGTTTTTAAGGTAAAGGGGAGGAGTATTCTCTGTCTAAAGCCTTCTACCTATATGAACCGCAGTGGAAAGGCGGTGAGGTATTGGATGGAAAAAGAAAATATCCCATTAGACAATGTGTTGATCCTTACAGACGATATTCATTTGGCGTTTGGGACTATTCGGTTAAAGACAAAAGGTAGTGATGGGGGGCATAATGGGTTAAAGGATATCCAAACTCATTTAAATACCACCGAATATAATAGATTGCGATTTGGTGTTGGTGCCGACTTTGGCCAAGGAAGACAGATAGATTATGTGCTGGGAGAATGGAGTGAAGAAGAAAAGGAACAATTGAAAACTCGGTATTTAAAGACAACAGAGTTGGTGCGATCTTTTGTCTTGTCCGGGGTTAATAGAACCATGAATCAGTTTAACGGTACCTAA
- a CDS encoding 50S ribosomal protein L25/general stress protein Ctc, translating to MKSITIKGSERESVGKKATKALRNAGKVPCVIYGGDKPLHFTADELSFRDLVYTPNAHTVVVDLEDGNKFDAVMQDIQFHPVTDKILHVDFYQLFADKELTMDIPVRLLGSSPGVRNGGRLLFRKRKLSIKALPAKLPDFFDIDISKLKIGGNIAVESLLNDDFTILHPETTVVVQVKAARNAVLTDEEEEEAAAEEAAEAGNE from the coding sequence ATGAAGTCAATTACAATTAAAGGATCAGAAAGAGAAAGCGTGGGCAAAAAAGCAACAAAGGCCTTGCGTAATGCTGGAAAGGTACCTTGCGTTATTTACGGAGGGGATAAGCCATTACACTTTACAGCAGATGAACTGTCGTTCAGAGATTTAGTGTACACTCCAAACGCACATACCGTTGTTGTTGATTTGGAAGATGGGAACAAGTTTGATGCTGTTATGCAGGATATCCAATTTCACCCAGTAACCGATAAAATCCTTCACGTGGATTTCTATCAGTTGTTCGCTGACAAAGAACTTACAATGGATATTCCGGTAAGATTATTGGGAAGCTCTCCTGGTGTTCGTAACGGTGGTAGATTGTTGTTTAGAAAAAGGAAACTTAGCATTAAGGCTTTACCGGCCAAATTGCCTGATTTCTTTGATATCGATATCTCTAAATTGAAAATCGGTGGGAATATTGCAGTAGAGTCTCTTTTAAATGACGACTTTACTATCCTTCATCCAGAAACTACTGTTGTAGTACAGGTTAAGGCGGCACGTAACGCAGTTCTTACTGATGAAGAGGAAGAAGAAGCAGCAGCGGAAGAAGCAGCTGAAGCTGGTAACGAATAG
- a CDS encoding nitrilase family protein: MEEINIAVAQFQPKDGDKTYNLSVIRKLTERAKAKGADVISFHEMSITAYTFTKDLGLEDMMGLAEEVPNGKSTQELISISQEFDVPILAGLVEKENGKLFNTYICVTKDGIVTKYRKLHPFISKYMSAGQEYCVFELFGWKCGILICYDNNVIENVRATSLLGAELIFAPHVTGCTPSAMPGRGYVEDRFWQNRQTDPVSLRLEFDGPKGRRWLMRWLPARAYDNGVYYAFTNPIGYDGEHLKNGNSMIIDPYGEILSEIRSFEDNITISKITKEKIKLSGGRRYKNARKPELYKTIIGAEHESNTTPVWMYKKD; this comes from the coding sequence ATGGAGGAAATAAATATTGCTGTTGCACAGTTTCAGCCAAAAGATGGGGACAAAACATATAATCTTTCCGTAATCCGTAAACTTACCGAAAGGGCTAAGGCAAAAGGTGCGGACGTAATTAGTTTTCATGAGATGTCGATTACTGCTTATACCTTTACAAAGGATTTAGGCCTTGAAGATATGATGGGTTTAGCAGAGGAGGTGCCCAATGGAAAGAGCACTCAGGAATTAATCAGTATTTCTCAAGAATTCGATGTTCCGATTTTAGCCGGTCTTGTGGAAAAGGAGAACGGTAAACTTTTCAACACCTATATCTGCGTTACTAAGGACGGGATAGTAACAAAATATAGAAAACTTCATCCTTTCATAAGCAAATATATGTCAGCAGGACAAGAATATTGCGTTTTTGAACTTTTTGGTTGGAAATGCGGAATCCTTATTTGTTACGATAACAATGTAATCGAAAACGTTAGGGCCACCAGTCTTCTAGGTGCGGAACTTATTTTTGCACCTCATGTAACCGGATGCACTCCTTCGGCAATGCCGGGCAGGGGTTATGTAGAGGATAGATTCTGGCAAAACCGACAAACGGACCCCGTTTCCTTGAGGTTGGAATTCGATGGCCCAAAAGGTAGGCGTTGGCTTATGCGCTGGCTTCCTGCCAGAGCCTATGACAATGGGGTCTACTATGCTTTTACCAACCCCATAGGCTATGATGGAGAACATCTTAAAAATGGTAATTCAATGATTATCGATCCTTATGGAGAAATTTTGTCTGAAATAAGGTCTTTTGAGGATAACATAACCATTTCAAAAATCACTAAAGAAAAAATAAAGCTATCAGGCGGAAGAAGGTACAAAAATGCCAGAAAGCCCGAACTTTATAAGACGATAATCGGAGCAGAACATGAATCGAATACGACACCAGTCTGGATGTATAAGAAGGATTAA
- a CDS encoding helix-turn-helix domain-containing protein codes for MQITPSPFLSNHIKHYLVLDIESDIQKNFRHFSNGHNGIVFAIKKTNFKVSSTNSTLPNNYVFGQILNNQDFIMEGALSIIIVLFQPFGLYRFTGIPSNELKGKIVDASLIFDNEVFELNERLRSECTINTIVENLNSFFLNRLNKNEDSLAPFLQNTVQHVLIKKGMVSVKQLSLYACTSERNLQRTFAGQIGISPKKFIQIIKLHSFLGLMGRKSSPDLLTRISLQAGFYDQAHLIREFKELTGLTPSAYRNAVPLAVNLISL; via the coding sequence ATGCAAATTACTCCGTCTCCATTTTTATCCAATCACATCAAGCACTATCTTGTTTTGGATATAGAATCTGATATACAGAAAAACTTTAGGCACTTCTCAAATGGTCATAACGGAATTGTTTTCGCAATTAAAAAAACAAATTTCAAGGTTTCAAGTACTAATTCCACATTACCTAATAATTATGTTTTTGGGCAAATTTTAAATAATCAAGATTTTATAATGGAAGGTGCACTATCCATCATTATTGTGTTATTCCAACCTTTTGGTCTCTACAGATTTACTGGGATACCCTCAAATGAACTTAAGGGAAAAATAGTGGATGCAAGTCTAATTTTCGACAATGAAGTATTTGAATTGAACGAAAGGTTACGAAGTGAATGCACCATAAATACTATTGTAGAAAATTTGAATTCATTTTTTTTGAATAGGTTAAATAAGAACGAGGACTCTTTAGCGCCATTCCTTCAAAATACCGTCCAACATGTGCTAATTAAAAAAGGTATGGTGTCAGTAAAGCAACTTAGCCTATACGCTTGCACAAGCGAAAGAAACTTACAAAGAACTTTTGCTGGTCAAATAGGGATTTCTCCAAAAAAATTCATTCAAATTATTAAACTCCATTCCTTCTTGGGGCTTATGGGCAGAAAATCAAGTCCCGACCTTTTAACAAGAATCAGTCTTCAGGCAGGATTCTACGATCAAGCCCATCTAATCAGGGAATTCAAAGAACTTACGGGTCTAACACCATCAGCTTACAGGAACGCTGTACCTCTTGCCGTAAATCTCATTTCACTTTAG
- a CDS encoding recombinase family protein — protein sequence MVIGYARVSTSEQKLESQIDLLKNNGCEIIYSDIASGTRDDRKGLNEMLKYMRKGDTILTYKNDRVFRSLKNMVQLIDRFNESGVHFKSLSEPEFNTNSANGKFLLQIFAAVAEFERNLISERTKVGLNNARKRNKLLGRPTGSNQETIEKYHYAKHLYDHMDVAIGIACIKAKISKSSFYRVERQLSK from the coding sequence ATGGTAATAGGATATGCAAGGGTTTCCACCTCGGAACAAAAATTGGAATCTCAAATAGATCTGTTGAAAAATAACGGATGCGAAATAATCTATTCGGATATAGCAAGTGGAACTCGGGACGATAGAAAGGGCTTGAATGAAATGCTGAAGTATATGAGAAAAGGGGATACTATCTTGACCTATAAAAATGATAGGGTATTCCGTTCCCTAAAAAACATGGTACAACTTATCGACAGGTTCAATGAATCTGGAGTGCATTTTAAAAGTCTTAGCGAACCCGAATTCAATACTAATTCAGCAAACGGTAAATTTTTACTTCAAATTTTTGCTGCTGTTGCCGAATTCGAGCGTAATCTTATAAGTGAGAGAACAAAAGTTGGCTTGAACAATGCCCGTAAACGTAATAAGCTTTTGGGTAGGCCTACTGGATCAAATCAGGAAACTATCGAAAAATACCATTATGCCAAGCATCTTTACGACCATATGGATGTAGCGATTGGTATCGCATGTATCAAGGCTAAAATAAGTAAAAGTTCATTTTATAGGGTGGAAAGGCAACTTTCAAAATGA